A genomic window from Bdellovibrio sp. SKB1291214 includes:
- a CDS encoding glycoside hydrolase family 15 protein, with amino-acid sequence MSSHSDLVNHRYHQGLIGNCAYLALVDQNTNISWMCWPRFDSSFIFGSLIDKDRGGEFSLKPHSAEFTSQQSYLKNTNILRTRIETKEGVYEVTDFAPRFTLFERYHKPLMLFRKVKKISGRPRIVAKCHPRGKYGETVPGIMMGSNHIRYEGLEQPVRLTTNASLTYILEEQPFTLDHDIYFVLSWGIPLEGPLETTFEDFFTRTESYWRKWIEHCHLPQVFQQEVIRSALALKIHQYEDTGAIIASCTTSLPEIPGEGRNWDYRFCWLRDTYYTLSALNSLGHFEEMEKYASFIENIDLESLVSLQPCYRIDGSAELTEEILNLDGYMGNKPVRIGNQAALQIQHDAYGQILMALFKLYTDERVNAKSGIRSHRLVEKTLTYLEKYITTPDNGVWEFRGKQAQHSYAMMFNWAGAAAARSVARKIGNTGLEERAQAAMKQSAELLEQTYSKNKKAYTQALNTEHLDASILQLITIGYFHDKPPALAHDLIAAIEKELMISPGFLVRYRHEDDFGLQRSAFLVCSFWYIEALAATGQEQKAAELLKHVTGTAANHVGLLAEDFDVETNSQWGNFPQTYSHVGVINCAFAIDKANKKPSFLVE; translated from the coding sequence ATGAGTTCTCATTCAGATTTAGTCAATCATCGATATCACCAAGGCCTGATCGGAAATTGTGCTTACTTAGCACTGGTAGATCAAAACACCAACATCAGCTGGATGTGTTGGCCTCGATTCGACTCTAGTTTTATTTTCGGTTCCTTGATTGATAAAGACCGAGGCGGAGAATTTTCTCTAAAGCCTCACTCTGCGGAATTCACATCCCAACAAAGTTATCTCAAGAACACCAATATTCTTCGCACTCGCATTGAGACGAAGGAGGGCGTCTATGAAGTGACTGATTTCGCGCCCAGATTCACACTGTTCGAAAGATATCATAAACCCCTTATGCTTTTCCGCAAAGTAAAAAAGATTTCAGGGAGACCGCGCATCGTCGCAAAATGCCACCCTCGTGGAAAATACGGAGAAACGGTTCCAGGGATCATGATGGGCAGTAATCACATCCGTTACGAAGGCCTGGAGCAACCTGTGCGCCTTACAACGAATGCATCGCTCACATACATTCTTGAAGAACAGCCATTTACTTTAGATCACGATATTTATTTTGTTTTATCATGGGGCATTCCTCTTGAGGGACCTCTTGAAACAACCTTTGAAGATTTCTTCACACGCACAGAATCTTATTGGCGTAAATGGATCGAGCATTGCCATCTGCCGCAAGTATTCCAGCAAGAAGTGATTCGCTCGGCCCTGGCATTGAAAATTCATCAATACGAAGACACGGGTGCTATCATCGCTTCTTGCACAACAAGCCTGCCAGAAATTCCTGGTGAAGGACGTAATTGGGATTATCGCTTTTGCTGGTTGCGCGACACTTATTACACTTTATCAGCGCTGAACTCCTTGGGTCATTTTGAGGAAATGGAAAAGTATGCGAGCTTCATCGAGAATATTGATCTTGAAAGCCTGGTAAGCCTACAACCCTGCTATCGGATTGATGGCTCTGCCGAACTGACGGAGGAAATTTTAAACCTTGACGGATACATGGGCAATAAACCTGTCCGTATCGGCAACCAAGCAGCCTTGCAGATTCAGCACGATGCCTATGGGCAAATCCTAATGGCTTTGTTTAAGCTGTATACCGACGAACGCGTGAATGCGAAATCAGGCATTCGTTCTCACCGCTTGGTTGAAAAGACGTTAACGTATTTAGAAAAATACATCACCACACCCGACAACGGCGTCTGGGAGTTCCGTGGCAAACAAGCTCAGCACTCTTATGCGATGATGTTCAACTGGGCTGGCGCTGCTGCTGCAAGATCTGTTGCACGAAAAATTGGTAACACCGGTCTTGAGGAAAGAGCCCAAGCGGCGATGAAGCAATCTGCCGAGTTGCTTGAGCAGACTTATTCGAAAAATAAGAAAGCCTACACTCAGGCGCTTAATACCGAGCATTTGGATGCGAGCATTCTGCAGCTGATTACAATTGGATATTTCCACGATAAGCCGCCGGCATTGGCTCATGATTTAATTGCTGCGATTGAAAAGGAATTAATGATCTCGCCAGGATTCTTGGTGCGCTATCGCCACGAAGATGATTTTGGCTTGCAAAGATCAGCTTTCTTGGTCTGCAGTTTCTGGTACATCGAAGCACTCGCAGCGACAGGACAGGAACAAAAAGCTGCCGAGCTTTTAAAACATGTAACAGGCACTGCTGCCAACCATGTGGGCTTGCTGGCTGAGGACTTTGATGTCGAAACCAACAGCCAATGGGGGAACTTTCCTCAGACCTACAGTCACGTGGGTGTGATTAACTGTGCTTTTGCCATCGACAAAGCGAACAAGAAACCTTCGTTTTTAGTTGAGTAG
- a CDS encoding 3-hydroxyacyl-CoA dehydrogenase NAD-binding domain-containing protein, with the protein MSMLESIRINPQGEIAVVEFDLVGEKVNKFSTPVMMRLKDVVEELRKSSYKAVIFKSMKPKIFIAGADIEEIKGMTTHDQFNAAVKAGQEIMNMVEDLPMPTIASVNGACMGGGCEFIMSCDYRIASDDSSTKIGLPEIQLGILPGFGGTQRMPRIIGLQAALDIILAGKAVNSKKALKSGLVDKVVHPNLLDEQAIKWAKEIIAGGAQKRRKKFQPQGLVNKVLEGPAKGVVFKKAREGVMKATKGHYPAPLKALDVIQKTYGMSDRDAGMRIERDGFCDLGVTPESKNLIHVYYLTEMVKKQTGVSGVNVKPKEVKGLGILGAGTMGGGIAYVAADKGVQVRMKDLNPDALAKGLKHASDLWMKLVKRKSIDKYQFQQKIDAVSVTTDYSGFKNLDVVVEAIVEDMGIKQKVIGECAGQMRPDAIIATNTSSLSVTEMSKGHPRPEYFAGMHFFNPVNKMPLVEVIRGEKTSDETIATIFELTKKMGKMPVVVKDGPGFLVNRLLLPYMAEAAWLMQEGMSIEVVDKAYVKDFGMPMGPFELMDEVGLDVCIKVLKIFKKAFGERIEMAPCMEALEKSGRLGRKNGKGFYTYQADGKRGDVDQTVYGALGLGTPSNPLQPKECIERGVFAMVNECSLALIEDHIVELPHEVDLGMIMGTGFPPFRGGLLKYADSIGSQYIADQLAMYANTRNAKRLKPATPLSNMAKSNAKFYK; encoded by the coding sequence ATGTCTATGCTAGAAAGTATCAGAATTAATCCTCAAGGTGAGATCGCAGTTGTTGAGTTCGACCTTGTTGGTGAAAAAGTTAATAAATTCTCAACACCGGTGATGATGAGACTGAAAGACGTGGTTGAAGAGCTGCGCAAGTCTTCTTACAAAGCGGTGATCTTTAAATCTATGAAGCCTAAAATCTTTATCGCTGGCGCGGATATCGAAGAGATTAAAGGCATGACGACACATGATCAGTTCAACGCTGCTGTTAAAGCCGGCCAAGAAATCATGAACATGGTGGAAGATCTTCCAATGCCAACAATCGCGTCTGTGAATGGCGCGTGTATGGGCGGTGGTTGTGAGTTTATCATGTCTTGTGATTACCGTATCGCTTCCGATGATTCTTCAACAAAGATCGGTCTTCCAGAAATTCAATTGGGTATCTTGCCAGGTTTCGGTGGGACTCAACGTATGCCTCGTATCATTGGTTTGCAAGCAGCATTGGATATCATCCTTGCTGGTAAGGCAGTGAATTCTAAAAAAGCTTTGAAATCCGGCTTGGTAGATAAAGTAGTTCATCCAAATCTTTTGGATGAACAAGCTATCAAATGGGCGAAAGAAATCATCGCGGGTGGCGCTCAAAAACGTCGCAAAAAATTCCAACCGCAAGGTTTGGTTAACAAAGTTTTGGAAGGCCCTGCAAAAGGTGTTGTTTTCAAAAAGGCTCGTGAAGGCGTGATGAAGGCAACGAAAGGTCATTATCCAGCTCCGTTGAAAGCTTTGGATGTGATCCAGAAGACTTACGGAATGAGTGACCGCGATGCGGGTATGCGCATTGAGCGTGATGGCTTCTGTGATTTAGGTGTGACTCCTGAATCTAAAAACTTGATCCACGTTTACTACCTAACCGAAATGGTTAAGAAGCAAACGGGCGTGTCAGGTGTGAATGTGAAACCTAAAGAAGTCAAAGGCCTGGGTATCTTGGGTGCAGGAACTATGGGTGGCGGTATCGCTTACGTAGCTGCAGACAAAGGTGTTCAAGTTCGCATGAAAGACTTGAATCCAGATGCATTGGCGAAAGGTTTGAAACATGCCAGTGACCTGTGGATGAAGTTGGTCAAACGTAAATCCATCGATAAATATCAATTCCAACAAAAAATCGACGCCGTATCGGTGACGACAGATTACTCTGGTTTCAAAAACCTGGATGTTGTTGTTGAAGCGATTGTTGAAGACATGGGTATCAAGCAAAAAGTCATCGGCGAGTGTGCAGGTCAAATGCGCCCTGACGCTATCATTGCGACGAACACATCTTCATTATCGGTGACAGAAATGTCCAAAGGTCATCCACGTCCTGAATACTTCGCAGGGATGCACTTCTTCAATCCGGTAAATAAAATGCCACTCGTTGAGGTTATTCGCGGGGAAAAAACTTCGGACGAAACTATCGCGACGATTTTTGAACTAACCAAGAAAATGGGTAAAATGCCGGTTGTTGTAAAAGACGGTCCGGGTTTCCTTGTGAACCGTCTCCTTTTGCCATACATGGCCGAAGCAGCATGGTTGATGCAAGAAGGTATGAGCATTGAAGTCGTAGACAAAGCCTACGTAAAAGACTTCGGTATGCCAATGGGTCCATTCGAGTTGATGGATGAAGTTGGTTTGGATGTTTGTATCAAAGTTCTAAAAATCTTCAAAAAAGCTTTCGGTGAGCGCATCGAAATGGCGCCTTGTATGGAAGCTCTTGAGAAGTCGGGCCGCTTGGGTCGCAAGAATGGTAAGGGTTTCTACACTTACCAAGCAGATGGCAAACGTGGTGACGTCGATCAGACGGTTTACGGTGCGTTGGGCTTGGGTACTCCAAGCAATCCTCTGCAACCAAAAGAGTGCATCGAGCGCGGAGTATTCGCTATGGTGAATGAGTGCTCTCTTGCCTTGATCGAAGATCATATCGTCGAGCTTCCACACGAAGTCGATCTAGGTATGATCATGGGTACGGGCTTCCCGCCATTCCGTGGCGGTTTGCTGAAGTACGCAGACAGCATTGGCTCGCAATATATCGCTGATCAATTGGCGATGTACGCAAATACACGCAATGCAAAACGTTTGAAGCCAGCGACACCGCTGTCGAACATGGCCAAATCAAACGCTAAATTCTACAAGTAA
- a CDS encoding thiolase family protein: MKSPRDVVLVEGVRTPFAKSGTKLKKVHPAQLGQVALKQLIAQTNLDVNSVDEVIIGNTGNPPDAVNISRVVALNAGIPMKTSAYTVHRNCASAMESISNGFEKIKSGTMDVVLAGGTESMSQIPTLAPQKFQEIYEKLFAAKGPKQALPLLWKLFKADVNQIKALLQGNMKDPFFPQIGVMLGLTDPFVGINMGQTAEILAKEWGLNRQMQDAFALRSHQLASKAMKEGRMKEETTPVYLAPEYKEVISEDIGPRDTQTLEALAKLKPFFDKATGTITAGNSCPITDGAAMVLLMSREKAEQMGYKPLATIRSYGFAGLEPERMGLGPAYSTPLALKRAGLSLKDIGLVELNEAFAAQVMACQRALDSDKFAQEKLGLSAKVGEIRDEILNVNGGAIALGHPVGATGTRIVLTLAKEMKRRGVQHGLATLCIGGGQGGSMILENEN, translated from the coding sequence ATGAAGTCACCACGTGATGTGGTTCTCGTTGAAGGTGTACGCACACCATTTGCAAAATCCGGTACAAAACTTAAAAAAGTTCATCCAGCACAGTTGGGCCAAGTTGCGCTGAAGCAATTGATCGCTCAAACAAACTTGGATGTAAATTCTGTCGATGAAGTGATCATCGGAAATACAGGAAATCCGCCAGACGCTGTGAACATCTCGCGCGTGGTTGCATTGAACGCGGGTATTCCAATGAAGACGTCCGCATACACAGTTCACAGAAACTGTGCATCCGCGATGGAATCAATCTCTAATGGATTTGAAAAAATCAAATCCGGGACAATGGATGTTGTGCTGGCGGGTGGAACTGAATCCATGTCGCAAATTCCAACTCTTGCTCCGCAAAAGTTCCAAGAGATTTATGAAAAACTTTTTGCAGCAAAAGGTCCAAAGCAAGCTTTGCCATTGTTGTGGAAGCTTTTCAAAGCGGACGTAAATCAAATTAAAGCGTTGCTTCAAGGCAACATGAAAGATCCATTCTTCCCGCAAATCGGCGTGATGTTGGGTCTGACAGACCCTTTCGTTGGGATCAACATGGGTCAAACGGCGGAGATCCTTGCAAAAGAATGGGGCTTGAATCGTCAGATGCAAGATGCATTTGCTCTTCGTTCGCACCAGTTGGCTTCTAAAGCGATGAAAGAAGGTCGCATGAAGGAAGAGACAACTCCGGTTTACTTGGCTCCTGAATACAAAGAAGTGATCTCTGAGGACATCGGTCCTCGTGACACTCAAACGCTGGAAGCTTTGGCGAAATTGAAGCCCTTCTTTGATAAAGCGACGGGAACAATCACAGCAGGTAACTCTTGCCCGATCACAGACGGCGCGGCAATGGTGCTTTTGATGTCTCGTGAGAAAGCAGAGCAAATGGGTTACAAACCTCTTGCGACAATCCGTTCCTACGGTTTCGCAGGCCTTGAGCCAGAGCGCATGGGGCTGGGGCCGGCATACTCAACTCCGCTTGCCCTTAAGCGCGCGGGTCTTTCATTGAAAGACATCGGCTTGGTAGAGCTGAACGAAGCCTTCGCGGCTCAAGTTATGGCATGCCAAAGAGCACTGGATTCTGACAAATTTGCTCAAGAGAAACTTGGCTTGTCTGCAAAAGTCGGGGAGATTCGTGATGAGATCTTGAACGTCAACGGTGGCGCGATTGCATTGGGCCATCCAGTGGGCGCAACCGGGACTCGTATCGTATTGACTCTAGCGAAAGAAATGAAACGCAGAGGCGTACAGCACGGCCTGGCAACACTTTGTATCGGTGGCGGTCAAGGTGGTTCTATGATTCTTGAAAACGAAAACTAA
- a CDS encoding bifunctional alpha,alpha-trehalose-phosphate synthase (UDP-forming)/trehalose-phosphatase, which produces MPQRIFVSNRLPYSINENGELKRGSGGLVSALMGVSKSESFSWFGFETDENNALLMHNMVRKTEGNVNCYPVYLDKEVYDKYYNGFANDILWPLFHYESHLTNFDRKSWECYREANQVMAQQIAEIAQAGDTVWIHDFHFFLLPKMLRELCPGVRIGFFLHIPFPAAELFRQIPVREELLDGVLACDLIGFHEHSYLRQFIVTLKMVMGVDANFIQAQHEGHRTQLGVYPISIESDEFKEKAESDQVRNKVEEYRRNQSNPFVIVGVDRLDYSKGLELKLRGFQHALDKYPELRGQISLLQIAIPTREDVPAYMNIRREVEHMVGSITGAFGTPSYNPVHYVYNSVSETELLALYRSSNAILVTSKRDGMNLVAMEYVMAQDLATPGSLILSEFAGAASLLSDALLINPWDVDSVADAIKKAFDMSFEERNDRMSHLQEILSKYSSTRWAKGFLADLEATVLTPAHKPKSLSAEAPSWSSDFTQFLTQRRLQVLLDYDGTLVPIAKRPEQAQLSQETRDVLTALAKKCDLYILSGRNREFLDAQFAGLNLNLSAEHGAFVKLAGRDWNTRISSDINSWYPHVEKIMSDYAEKVPLSFVERKNASLVWHFRLSPPDFAAYHSKKMDEELQLGMSNQPVTINMGKMIVEAKALECNKGNFVRWLQQRYRDTHILAVGDDRTDEDMFAAVADVGLSVKVGDGVTIAQYRLKDQKEVVSWLRNLADKI; this is translated from the coding sequence ATGCCCCAACGGATCTTTGTGAGCAATAGGTTGCCGTACAGCATAAACGAAAATGGTGAACTCAAAAGAGGCAGTGGCGGATTGGTTTCTGCTCTGATGGGAGTGAGTAAGAGTGAAAGCTTCTCGTGGTTTGGCTTTGAAACCGACGAGAATAATGCTCTGTTAATGCACAATATGGTTCGCAAGACCGAAGGCAACGTCAATTGTTATCCCGTTTACCTCGATAAAGAGGTTTACGACAAATACTATAACGGCTTTGCGAACGATATCTTGTGGCCCTTGTTCCACTATGAAAGCCATTTGACGAATTTTGATCGCAAAAGCTGGGAGTGCTACCGAGAGGCCAATCAAGTGATGGCCCAACAGATTGCCGAAATTGCGCAAGCGGGTGATACAGTCTGGATTCATGATTTTCATTTCTTTCTTTTGCCTAAGATGTTGCGTGAGTTGTGTCCCGGGGTCAGAATTGGATTCTTTCTTCACATTCCTTTTCCGGCCGCCGAGTTATTCAGACAAATTCCTGTCCGCGAAGAACTACTTGATGGCGTCTTAGCCTGCGATTTGATCGGCTTTCACGAGCACTCTTACCTGCGTCAGTTCATAGTGACCTTGAAAATGGTGATGGGTGTAGATGCAAACTTTATCCAAGCACAACATGAAGGACATCGCACTCAATTGGGTGTCTATCCCATCAGCATTGAAAGCGATGAGTTTAAAGAAAAAGCGGAATCTGACCAAGTTCGCAATAAGGTCGAAGAATACCGTCGCAATCAATCAAATCCCTTTGTGATCGTGGGAGTGGATCGGTTGGATTACAGTAAGGGACTTGAGTTAAAACTGCGAGGCTTTCAACATGCTCTGGATAAATACCCAGAGCTGCGTGGGCAGATTTCTTTACTCCAAATAGCTATTCCCACTCGTGAAGATGTTCCTGCTTATATGAATATACGCCGAGAGGTCGAGCACATGGTCGGTAGTATCACGGGTGCTTTCGGTACACCTTCGTACAACCCCGTTCATTATGTTTATAACTCTGTCAGCGAAACGGAACTGTTGGCCCTGTATAGGTCTTCGAATGCGATTTTAGTGACCAGTAAACGCGATGGTATGAATTTGGTTGCGATGGAGTACGTCATGGCTCAGGATTTGGCAACTCCGGGTTCCTTGATCCTCAGCGAGTTTGCAGGCGCAGCCTCTTTATTGAGTGATGCCTTGTTGATCAATCCTTGGGATGTTGATTCTGTCGCCGATGCGATTAAAAAAGCTTTTGATATGAGTTTTGAAGAACGAAATGACCGCATGTCGCATCTGCAAGAGATTTTGTCCAAGTATTCTTCGACAAGATGGGCGAAGGGGTTTTTAGCTGACCTAGAGGCCACTGTTTTAACTCCCGCCCATAAACCGAAAAGTTTATCGGCAGAGGCCCCATCATGGAGCAGCGACTTCACCCAATTTCTGACTCAACGTCGACTTCAAGTCTTACTTGATTATGACGGCACATTAGTGCCGATCGCTAAGCGACCTGAACAAGCTCAGCTGTCGCAAGAAACGCGCGATGTACTGACGGCTTTAGCTAAGAAATGTGATTTATATATTTTAAGCGGTCGCAATCGCGAGTTTTTAGATGCTCAGTTCGCGGGTTTGAATCTAAACCTATCGGCGGAGCACGGGGCCTTTGTGAAACTTGCGGGGCGGGATTGGAACACGCGGATTTCATCCGACATCAATTCCTGGTATCCTCACGTGGAAAAAATCATGAGCGATTATGCGGAAAAAGTTCCGCTGTCTTTTGTTGAGCGAAAAAATGCAAGTTTGGTATGGCATTTCAGATTGTCGCCTCCGGATTTCGCTGCCTATCACAGTAAAAAGATGGACGAAGAGCTGCAGTTAGGAATGTCAAATCAGCCGGTCACAATCAACATGGGTAAAATGATCGTCGAGGCTAAAGCCCTCGAGTGTAACAAGGGGAACTTTGTTCGTTGGCTGCAACAGCGATACCGCGATACCCACATTTTGGCGGTGGGCGATGACAGAACGGATGAGGATATGTTTGCTGCTGTGGCTGACGTTGGTTTATCCGTGAAGGTCGGAGACGGCGTCACGATTGCACAGTATCGACTGAAAGATCAAAAAGAAGTCGTGTCCTGGTTGCGTAATCTGGCAGATAAGATATGA
- a CDS encoding peptide MFS transporter — protein sequence MAQTSEKTFFGHPRPLFTLFFTEMWERFSFYGMRALLVLYMAQYLFIEADKGKDVWGYGALKSGIEYFFGPVSAQALSSHIYGYYMGLVYFTPFFGGIIADRYWGKRRSVYVGGILMAIGHFLMAIESMFFLALLFIIAGNGFFKPNISTQVGDLYAPGDKRRDGAFTLFYMGINLGAFFSPLVCGTLGQKVGWHWGFGAAGIGMLAGLVIYHFGGKHLPSSEHKMSIKEVEAEAAKPLSKNDWTRTWALTFLCAVTIFFWGVYEQQGNTLQLWADQSTDWNFFGWEMPSTWYQSFNPLIIFMFAPILDRAWLWQARRGKENSTAMKMAIGCFLGTAALIVMFLGAKSVGDGKGSALWLLGSTFMLTIGELYLSPIGLSLVTKVSPKKIVSMMMGVWFLASFFGNTVSGWIGALYDKMPKEEFFLLLAALGFVPGILFFISNKVLTKSLNTEDDGPAPKTSGKSSSSIGAQAEITV from the coding sequence ATGGCTCAAACTTCTGAGAAAACATTTTTTGGACACCCCCGCCCCCTGTTCACACTTTTCTTCACTGAAATGTGGGAACGTTTCTCGTTTTACGGGATGAGAGCGCTTCTAGTGCTCTATATGGCTCAATACCTTTTTATCGAGGCTGATAAGGGCAAAGATGTTTGGGGCTACGGAGCACTGAAAAGCGGGATCGAATACTTTTTTGGACCGGTTTCTGCTCAAGCACTGTCTTCCCATATTTACGGTTACTATATGGGGCTTGTATATTTTACGCCATTTTTCGGCGGAATCATTGCCGACAGATACTGGGGGAAGCGCCGTTCGGTGTATGTCGGTGGTATCTTGATGGCCATCGGCCATTTTTTGATGGCTATTGAAAGCATGTTCTTTTTGGCTTTGTTGTTCATCATTGCGGGTAATGGATTCTTCAAGCCGAATATTTCTACTCAGGTCGGTGATCTTTATGCTCCGGGTGACAAACGCCGTGATGGGGCCTTTACGTTATTCTATATGGGTATCAACTTGGGTGCCTTCTTCTCCCCGCTTGTGTGCGGAACATTAGGTCAGAAAGTCGGCTGGCACTGGGGCTTTGGAGCTGCAGGAATCGGGATGCTTGCAGGCTTAGTGATCTATCACTTTGGCGGCAAACACTTGCCTTCATCTGAACACAAGATGTCGATCAAAGAAGTGGAAGCAGAAGCTGCTAAGCCTTTATCCAAAAACGATTGGACACGCACTTGGGCTTTGACGTTCCTCTGTGCAGTCACGATCTTTTTCTGGGGAGTTTACGAACAGCAAGGTAACACTCTGCAGTTGTGGGCTGACCAGTCAACAGACTGGAATTTCTTTGGATGGGAAATGCCATCGACATGGTACCAATCATTCAATCCATTGATTATCTTTATGTTCGCGCCAATTTTGGACCGCGCATGGTTGTGGCAAGCACGTCGTGGCAAGGAAAACTCAACAGCTATGAAAATGGCCATTGGTTGTTTCTTGGGAACGGCGGCTTTGATCGTCATGTTCTTAGGTGCAAAATCCGTCGGTGACGGCAAAGGGTCGGCCCTGTGGTTGTTGGGCTCGACTTTCATGTTGACTATTGGTGAGCTTTACCTTTCACCAATTGGTCTTTCATTGGTTACAAAAGTTTCCCCTAAGAAAATTGTTTCTATGATGATGGGTGTTTGGTTTTTGGCCTCTTTCTTTGGAAACACGGTTTCTGGATGGATTGGAGCACTTTACGACAAGATGCCTAAGGAAGAATTCTTTCTGTTGCTGGCAGCCCTGGGTTTTGTTCCGGGAATCCTATTCTTCATCAGCAACAAGGTTCTGACTAAATCTTTGAACACGGAAGACGACGGGCCCGCACCGAAAACCTCGGGTAAATCAAGCTCCAGTATTGGCGCTCAAGCTGAAATAACTGTTTAA
- a CDS encoding HNH endonuclease, with amino-acid sequence MDGLASIGNRDLEANLKSLVRKERMLLHLILEYIREVDARRLYLEHAYSSMYDYLTKELGYSSSAALRRLEAARLMNVVPGLADKIQQGSINLTQVGELTRAIHEKEKTGERISNEVKSEIIDQIAGLSGEQTQKTVAMSLDIELKDPERVRIQKDESVHLSITLTREQFEILTSCKEKAAHSLQLANGDHSWAKVIEVVAGQYLDEKSSGREEKSFSRSTDSRIHSKNKTLTLKTRRFILNRDKCCQYKDKRTGRICGSKYGLQVDHIIPRWSGGTHEPENLQVLCWSHNNQKYREEAGIKFRSSS; translated from the coding sequence ATGGATGGACTTGCATCGATTGGTAATCGTGATCTCGAAGCAAACTTAAAAAGTCTTGTTAGAAAAGAGCGAATGCTTTTGCATTTGATTTTGGAATACATCAGAGAAGTGGATGCGCGACGACTTTATCTCGAGCATGCGTACTCATCAATGTATGATTATTTGACCAAAGAGCTGGGATATTCCAGTTCGGCAGCACTGCGTAGATTGGAGGCCGCTCGACTGATGAATGTGGTTCCGGGATTGGCAGATAAAATTCAGCAAGGTTCTATCAACTTAACTCAGGTGGGAGAGTTGACCCGCGCAATTCATGAAAAGGAAAAAACGGGCGAGAGAATATCGAATGAGGTAAAGTCCGAAATCATTGATCAAATTGCAGGACTCAGTGGAGAACAGACGCAAAAAACTGTGGCAATGAGTCTGGATATTGAGCTCAAAGATCCAGAACGCGTCAGAATTCAGAAAGATGAATCGGTTCATTTGTCGATCACTTTGACTCGAGAGCAATTTGAGATACTCACTAGTTGTAAAGAGAAAGCTGCGCACAGTCTTCAACTCGCAAACGGGGATCATTCTTGGGCGAAAGTGATTGAAGTGGTGGCAGGTCAATACTTGGACGAAAAATCATCCGGGCGCGAGGAAAAAAGCTTCTCGCGGAGTACTGACTCCCGCATTCATTCAAAAAATAAAACTCTGACTCTTAAAACTCGTCGATTTATTCTGAACAGAGATAAGTGTTGTCAGTACAAAGACAAGCGGACCGGTAGGATTTGTGGTAGCAAATATGGGTTGCAAGTTGATCATATTATCCCTCGATGGAGTGGTGGAACTCACGAGCCGGAAAACCTTCAGGTGCTCTGTTGGTCGCACAATAACCAGAAGTATCGAGAAGAGGCCGGCATCAAATTTCGAAGCTCGAGCTGA
- a CDS encoding DUF6404 family protein codes for MTYAEKVVAWNSYAKTKEVPHAYAQFPSFLGIKLEREPAPLILSSSSRIVFYLGANFALPWGLVMYFLSWRNSSVPVYGIVCGIFFAGVSYGAIMAYLIFRQRKRIDVTSWESFHPVDVIA; via the coding sequence ATGACATACGCCGAAAAAGTTGTTGCTTGGAATTCTTACGCGAAGACCAAAGAAGTTCCTCATGCCTATGCTCAGTTCCCAAGCTTTCTTGGCATCAAGCTAGAGCGCGAGCCTGCGCCACTGATCTTGAGTTCCTCTTCAAGAATCGTTTTTTACCTCGGGGCTAATTTCGCCTTGCCCTGGGGTCTGGTCATGTATTTTCTAAGCTGGAGAAATTCCTCAGTGCCAGTCTACGGCATAGTTTGCGGTATTTTCTTTGCGGGAGTCAGCTATGGCGCTATCATGGCCTATTTGATTTTCCGCCAAAGAAAAAGAATCGATGTAACAAGCTGGGAATCATTTCATCCTGTCGATGTGATTGCGTAA